The Mya arenaria isolate MELC-2E11 chromosome 16, ASM2691426v1 genome includes a window with the following:
- the LOC128221600 gene encoding S-antigen protein-like — translation MCLFSCYSFETRDNESGNTKGNESGNTEGNESGNTEGNESGNTDDNESGNTESNLSGNTEDKESGNTEGNESGKTESNESGNTEGNESGKTESNESGNTEGNESGNPEGNLSSNSEGNESGKTEGNESGNTDETESGYTEDNESGNTEDNESGNTEGNLSDNTEGNESVKPEDNEGDNTEGNESGKTEDNDSGNTDVNESAKTEDNESGNTDFNESGNTDDNESGNTEGNLSGNIEGIESGNTEGYESSKTDGNESGKTEGNKSGKTEGNESGNTEGNESGNTEGNISGNTENNESGNTEGNESGKTEDNESGNTEGNESVNTEGNESGNTISIDIGNTDDNEGGNTEGNESGNTEGNESGNTDDIESGNTEGNESGNTNDNESGNTEGNESGNTEGNKSGKTEGNESGNTEGNESGNTEGNESGNTIGKESANTNDNESGNTEGNESGNTEGNLSGNTENNESGNTEGNESGKTEDNESGNTEWNESVNTEGNESGNTISIDIGNTDDNEGGNTDGNESGNTEGNESGNTDDIESGNTEGNESGNTEGNESGYTDGNESGNTEGNESGNTEGNESGNTEDNESGNTEGNESGNTEDNDSCNTEGNESGNTEGNESSNTEGNESGKTEDNESGKTEDNESGNTEGHESGNTAGNESGNTEGNESGNTEGNESSNTEGNKSGKTEGNESGNTEGNESGNTEGNESGNTEGNESGKTEDNESGKTEVNESGNTEGNESGNTEGNVSGNTEGNVSGNTEGNLSSNTEGNESRNTEGNESDNTEGNENGNTEGNESGNTEGNLSSNSEGNESGKTEGNESGNTDDNKSGYTEDNESGNTEDNESGNTEGNLSDNTEGNEGAHTEGNESGNTDGNESGNTEGNESGNTEGNESGNTEGNESGNTEGNESGNTEGNESGNTEGNESGNTEGNKSGNTDGNDSGNTEGNDSGNTENNESGNTEGSLSGNTEDNESVNTEGNESDNTEGNESGNTEDNASVNTEYNESGNTDDNNSDITNSVENNNGNGEPDYVMYPMWYSEYEEYGDIHK, via the exons atgtgtctgttcagctgttacagttttgagactAGGG ACAACGAGAGTGGAAATACTAAAGGCAACGAGAGTGGTAACACTGAAGGGAACGAGAGTGGTAACACTGAAGGCAACGAGAGTGGTAACACAGACGACAACGAGAGTGGTAACACTGAAAGCAATCTGAGTGGTAACACTGAAGACAAAGAGAGCGGTAACACTGAAGGCAACGAGAGTGGTAAAACAGAAAGCAACGAGAGCGGTAACACTGAAGGCAACGAAAGTGGTAAAACAGAAAGCAACGAGAGCGGTAACACTGAAGGCAACGAAAGCGGTAACCCTGAAGGCAATCTGAGCAGTAACAGTGAAGGCAACGAGAGTGGTAAAACAGAAGGCAACGAGAGCGGTAACACTGATGAAACTGAGAGCGGTTACACTGAAGACAACGAGAGCGGTAACACTGAAGACAACGAGAGTGGTAACACTGAAGGCAATTTGAGTGATAACACTGAAGGCAACGAGAGTGTTAAACCTGAAGACAACGAAGGCGATAACACTGAAGGCAACGAAAGTGGTAAAACAGAAGACAACGACAGCGGTAACACTGATGTCAACGAGAGTGCTAAAACAGAAGACAACGAGAGCGGTAACACTGATTTCAACGAAAGCGGTAACACAGACGACAACGAGAGCGGTAACACTGAAGGCAATCTGAGTGGTAACATTGAAGGCATCGAGAGCGGTAATACTGAAGGCTACGAGAGTAGTAAAACAGACGGCAACGAGAGCGGTAAAACAGAAGGCAACAAGAGTGGTAAAACAGAAGGCAACGAGAGCGGAAACACCGAAGGGAACGAAAGCGGTAACACTGAAGGCAATATTAGTGGTAACACTGAAAATAACGAAAGCGGTAACACTGAAGGCAACGAGAGTGGTAAAACAGAAGACAACGAGAGCGGTAACACTGAAGGGAACGAAAGCGTTAACACTGAAGGCAACGAGAGCGGTAACACTATAAGCATAGACATTGGTAACACTGATGACAACGAGGGTGGTAACACTGAAGGTAACGAAAGCGGTAACACTGAAGGCAACGAGAGCGGTAACACAGATGACATCGAGAGCGGTAACACTGAAGGCAACGAGAGTGGTAACACTAATGACAACGAGAGCGGTAACACTGAAGGTAACGAAAGTGGTAACACTGAAGGCAACAAGAGTGGTAAAACAGAAGGCAACGAGAGCGGTAACACCGAAGGGAACGAAAGCGGTAACACTGAAGGCAACGAGAGCGGTAACACTATAGGCAAAGAGAGTGCTAACACTAATGACAACGAGAGCGGTAACACTGAAGGTAACGAAAGCGGTAACACTGAAGGCAATCTTAGTGGTAACACTGAAAATAACGAAAGCGGTAACACTGAAGGCAACGAGAGTGGTAAAACAGAAGACAACGAGAGCGGTAACACTGAATGGAACGAAAGCGTTAACACTGAAGGCAACGAGAGCGGTAACACTATAAGCATAGACATTGGTAACACTGATGACAACGAGGGTGGTAACACTGACGGTAACGAAAGCGGTAACACTGAAGGCAACGAGAGCGGTAACACAGATGACATCGAGAGCGGTAACACCGAAGGCAACGAAAGTGGTAACACTGAAGGCAACGAGAGCGGTTACACTGATGGCAACGAGAGCGGTAACACTGAAGGCAACGAGAGCGGTAACACTGAAGGCAACGAGAGTGGTAACACTGAAGACAACGAGAGCGGTAACACTGAAGGCAACGAGAGCGGTAACACTGAAGACAACGACAGCTGTAACACTGAAGGCAACGAGAGCGGTAACACTGAAGGCAACGAGAGCAGTAACACTGAAGGCAACGAGAGTGGTAAAACAGAAGACAACGAGAGCGGTAAAACAGAAGACAACGAGAGCGGTAACACTGAAGGCCACGAGAGCGGTAACACTGCAGGCAACGAGAGCGGTAACACTGAAGGCAACGAGAGTGGTAACACTGAAGGCAACGAGAGCAGTAACACTGAAGGCAACAAGAGTGGTAAAACAGAAGGCAACGAGAGCGGTAACACCGAAGGGAACGAAAGCGGTAACACTGAAGGCAACGAAAGCGGTAACACTGAAGGCAACGAGAGTGGTAAAACAGAAGACAACGAGAGCGGTAAAACAGAAGTCAACGAGAGCGGTAACACTGAAGGCAACGAAAGCGGTAACACTGAAGGCAACGTCAGCGGTAACACTGAAGGCAACGTGAGTGGTAACACTGAAGGCAATCTGAGCAGTAACACTGAAGGCAACGAGAGCCGTAACACTGAAGGCAACGAAAGCGATAACACTGAAGGCAACGAGAACGGTAACACTGAAGGCAACGAAAGCGGTAACACTGAAGGCAATCTGAGCAGTAACAGTGAAGGCAACGAGAGTGGTAAAACAGAAGGCAACGAGAGCGGTAACACTGATGACAACAAGAGCGGTTACACTGAAGACAACGAGAGCGGTAACACTGAAGACAACGAGAGTGGTAACACTGAAGGCAATTTGAGTGATAACACTGAAGGCAACGAGGGTGCTCACACTGAAGGCAACGAAAGCGGTAACACTGATGGCAACGAGAGCGGTAACACTGAAGGCAACGAGAGCGGTAACACTGAAGGCAACGAGAGCGGTAACACTGAAGGCAACGAGAGCGGTAACACTGAAGGCAACGAGAGCGGTAACACTGAAGGCAACGAGAGCGGTAACACTGAAGGCAACGAGAGCGGTAACACTGAAGGCAACAAGAGCGGTAACACTGATGGCAACGACAGCGGTAACACTGAAGGCAACGACAGCGGTAACACTGAAAACAACGAGAGTGGTAACACTGAAGGCAGTCTGAGTGGTAATACTGAAGACAACGAGAGTGTTAACACTGAAGGCAATGAAAGCGATAACACTGAAGGCAACGAGAGTGGTAACACTGAAGACAACGCGAGTGTTAACACTGAATACAACGAGAGCGGTAACACTGATGACAACAATAGCGACATTACTAACAGTGTTGAAAACAACAACGGTAATGGTGAACCAGATTACGTTATGTATCCAATGTGGTATAGCGAGTACGAGGAATATGGcgatattcataaataa